The following DNA comes from Chryseobacterium gallinarum.
TTCCACCATATAGAATCTTCTTTTAAAAAGAGGCTTATCTGCTGAGTCTTTATACACAATGAGTTCAAAATTTCCTGAAATTTTCGGCTGTATTTTATCATTGGGAAAAACCAGCTTGTAATGGGTATAAGCCTGCAGTGTGTTAAATGAATATTGAAATTTATCAAGGAGTCCGTTCATACTTCCATTGGCAAATTCAGTAAAAAACAGATTATCATCATTCCAGTTCCTGTCATAGTGTTTAATAGTGTACCGGTAAATCTCACTGCCATTAGTAAGATCATCAAAGCTTAAAACCAGTTGTTCACCGAACTTGATAACAGGAGTTTCATCGTTCGTCTGTGGATTAAACAGCTGGATGCTCTGGATATTTTGTCCAAAAACCATCCCACCAAAAGAAAGTAAAAGTATTCGCAAAGTTTTCATTATGACGAAGATAACGAAAAATCAGCATTTTCTCAATAATATCGTATTTTTGAATAAAAAATATTCGGATATGCTTCAGATTCAAGGCTTCGTATTTAACTTTGCGAGCGAAAACACCTATATTATTTACAACGAAAACAAAAATGCCTGGTTGATTGATCCGGGTAATATGAATGCACAGGAAACCCAGGCCATTAGTAACTTTATTACAGAAAATGGTCTGAAAATTCAGAAAATCCTTCTCACTCATGCTCATATTGACCATGTCTTCGGACTTCAATGGGCTTTTGACACATTCAAAGTCCCTGTAAATATGCATCAGGAAGATCAGGAAGTCCTGGATATGCTGCAGGCCAGCGGAATAAGGTTCGGGATGAATATAAATCCTGTAAAAGTAGATATTGAATATGTAAAAGAAGGAGATGAACTCGATCTGGATGGAGAAAAATTTAAAATCTATCATGTTCCGGGACACTCACCCGGAAGTGTAGTGTATCATCATGAAAACCAGAAATTCATGATTTCCGGAGATGTTCTTTTTGAAGGAAGTATTGGCCGTACAGATCTGTACAAAGGAAATTATGAACAGCTGATAGAAGGCATAAAAACAAAACTTTTCATATTGGATGGAGATACGCAGGTATTTTCCGGCCATGGGAATCCTACAACCATTGGTTTTGAAAAACAGTATAATCCGTTTTTTAAATAAAAGAGAGTTTGATGTACTGTAATTTTTATTGTTCATAGATTGTAAAGATTTCACAGATTTCAAGCGAAAGATTATGCTCACGCAGATTTAGCAGATAACGCAGATTTTATAAGAAAAACATAAAAAGAAACCGCCAGGAAAATTCCGGCGGTTTCATTGTTATAAAGAAATAGAGTTTTAAAAATCTAAAGTAATAGAAGCTCTTGCAGCCGCTCCCATAATAGGCCTTGCCATTCTTATGTTGCTTCCGCCCATGGTTTGAGATCTTGGATCCCCTTCTGTAATCCCAATGGTATTGAAAATATTGGTTCCATCAACTGCAAAACGTATTTTTCCCAATTGGTAAGACATCCCCGCCCCGAATTCTGTAAAGGACGGCAGAATATTATCTTCCGTATTTCCTTCGTTCTGGAATCGTTTCCCATAATAATTCATACTTACATATGCCCTCCATTCTTTAGTGATATTCACTGCCGGAGAAATATTAAAATAAAATTTAGGCATTCTTCTTACCGTATTTCCATCATAATCAAATGTGGAGCCATCCGGATTCCTTCCCCTGAAGTCTTTATATTTTGGATTCTGAATGGTTCCATTGAAAGTGACTTCAAGAATGTTATTGAATAATCTGGTATACCCTTCAATCTCTACCCCAAGGTTGGTAGTATTGGCAAATTTGTTTTCTGAAGTTCCGTCAGAGAATACATCTGTAAATGAAAGATTTTTAAGAGTGGAATAAAAAGGAATCACCGCAATATCAAAGGTGCGGGAATAATATTTATATCCTATCTCCAGCTGATTGGTCTGCACCGGTTTAATCTGGCTCAGATCTGACATATTATTATAATAAGCTTCCTCATTCGGCGATCTGAAACCATGGGAAAAACGGGCATACAATGCATTTTCCCTGTTGATTTTATAATTGGAAGCCAATGTATAAGAAACTTTATTCACATCATAATACCAGTATGTATACCTGTTTCCCAGAACAGCCATATTATCATCTGCCGTAGTAGTTGCAAAGCTATGGGTACCATCAACTGTAAGACCCGAATTATTAAGATTAGCGGTGGTGGTATTTACACCATATCCTTTATAATAATCCCTGCTATAGCGCATACCTCCGTTAACACTCCAGTCATCCGTAATAGTATAGTCCACATTTACATACAAATCGTTCAGGCTTCCCTGAATCTGGGAATCTCTGATCAGAAAAGACATATCCGTAACTCCATTATACGTTTTAGAATAGCCGGTATCAGAAGGATTAAGTGAAGTATCAACTAAATTCAACAGCTGCGGGCGGTCCGTAGCCGTTGTTAGGATATTGCTCCAGTTCCAGTATTGATGAGACTTCCAGTTTGATTTATAGAAACCTGCGGTTACGTTCCCTTTATCAAATTTATAATTGAATTGTAAATCATTGACAAAGTTATTCATCTGCTTATCTATAGCCCAGAAACCTAATTTCTGAACATAGGCAGGGTCTACAACTGTTCCATTGCTAACCAATGAATACTGATAATTGGTCATTCCCATCCCTTTGGCAAATTCAGCAGCTGTTTTGGGTGCGCCGGCCGGGAAAATTCCCGTATAGTTCATATCAATATTGGTATATCGTGTTTTGTTTACAACGGTGAAATTATTACCCAGGTCATATTTGAATTCTGCTCCCAGAACATCCATTTTGGGATGAATTCCATTTTCAAGATCCCGGCTGAAGAAACCTCCTCCTGCCTGTGGAATAGTAAGCTGACCGATTGCCCTGTAGCTGTAGGTACCGTAATTGGCATCAAATCCCGGGAATTCTTTCAGCTTATCCCCGTCCTGCAGGAGAGGAACAGGCAGGTAAAATGTATTCCTGTCATCCAGCTTTTTATAATAAACCTTTGCATATCCTTTATCAAAAACATATTTCAGGTTCATTCTGATCTGTCCTCCATTATTGGCTCTAAAACCTGTTTTTCTGATTCCGCTATCGGTTCTGAAGAAACCTCCAACATTGAAAAACAGTTTATCTTTCATCAGCGCTCCTCCAAGATTAAGATCTGTTCGCATGAGCCCATAGGTACCGGTCTCAAGCTTGGCAGTTCCTTTAAAATCGTTGGTCCCTTCTTTCGAAATAAAATTGATAAGCCCTCCCGGAGAATTGGTTGCATAGATGGAACCTGAGCCTCCCCGTAATGCTTCAAGGCGGCTTACCGTATTATCCACTCGAAAAAAATTGTCTGCATTGGCAAACTGAAGCGCTCCGTCTTCGAAAACCGGAAGACCATCCTCCTGTACCTGTACAAATTCATAAGCTCCGGCTGAAGGAATTCCCCTGGCAAAAAGGTTGTTTCCTACTTCACCTCCTGAAGTTTCCACAGCAAATCCCGGAACCCTCTGCAGCAATGCGGCGGCACTGATTGGATTTTGTTTTTGGATTTCCTTAGCATTAAAGGTTGAAATAGCAGTACTGGATTCTATTTTTTTCTTTGGATTAGAGTTTCCCGTAATCACAATCTGATCGATAGATGAAACCTTCACAGAATCCTGTGGCGTTTCCTGGGCATAAGCGTTATTGAAATACAATGTAGCTGTAGCGGCAATTAAAAAGATTGATTTTTTTTTCATAGCCCTATTTTTTTGTTAGTTTTCAGTTATGTTTCAGTTTTAAATACACTCCATTGGTCCAGCCAAATCCATCCTGATTAGGGTACTCCCCGCCACCTGCTATTGTTTCGGTGTCTAATGCGTTGTATTTTTCCATCAGTTTTCCGGTATTTTTGTAGACTCTTTCTACGTTCAGGCACCAGTTATTTTTGATTTTTTCTGCCAGCTCATCAAATCCATAATTTTTCATGGCTTTAAAACCCAGCCATTGATAAGGGGCCCAGGCGTTGGGTAAATCCCATTGCTGACCGGTTTTTTGGGTTGTTGTTACAAGGCCTCCCTGGTATAAAAATTTTTCGGAAATGACTTTTGCTACGGCTGCTGCCTGTTTTTCATCTGCAAGCTTCAGGAATAAAGGATAAAGAGCAGCAATATGTTCAGACGGGGTGTTTGTGTTTTTTTTGAGGTGATAATCTTTGTAATTCTCTGTTTTTTCATCCCAGAAGTATTTGTTGATCATCTGTCTGCGCTTTGCTGCTCTTTCAGTAAAATATTTTTCTTTTTCATGAAGACGTAAAAGAGCTGAAGATTTTGCCAAAGTGGTCTCTAAATGCCATAAAAGGCAATTCAGATCTACTTCCGCCAGATTCAGCGTTTCTATCGTCTGTATATTTTTTCCGTCTGCAAACCATCTGCTGGAAAAATCCCAGCCTGATTCACAGGCACTTCTTATATTTCTGTAAAACTCTTCTCCTGATGCATTTCCGCCATCTTCAATATCAATCAGGTAACTTTCAGGACGCGGGGTATTTTCAGCATCATAATACCGGTTCAAAAGATCTCCTTCTTTGGTTTTTACTACTCTTTTAATGCTTGCATCAGTGGTAAGCCATTCTTCTCCATTCATCCAGAAATCATATTCCTTCTCCATCGTATCATAATATCTGGTATAGATATTTTTGTCTTCTGTAGTTTCAGACAGCAGATCCAGCATCAAAGAAAAATAAGGGGGTTGTGAACGGCTTAAAAAATGAGTTCTGCTTGCATTAGGAACAAAGCCTATATTTTGGATCAGATAAGAACAGTTTTCCACAATATTTTCCATCATTTCTATTCTTCCTGAAACCTGTAATCCCAGCATGATAAAATAACTGTCCCAATAAAAAAACTCATTGAAACGTCCTCCCGGAACAATATAGGGTTTAGGTAATTTTAAAAGGGTTCCTTTTTCTTTGTAAGCCGTACGGGTCAGTTCATCCCATAGCTTCTCAATATGCTCTTCAATAGGAAGGTGATCCTGTTTCTGGATAAAAACTTTTGCTCCTAAAAAATCAAAATGGGCCATTACAAAATCTTTCAGGTCAAATCCTTCTGTCACTTTACTTTCTTCATATTTGGCATTGATTTCAGCAACCGGAAATAACGGGACGGCATCGGTCATCATTTTTTGATCTTCAAAGATTTCTGATCTTTGTACATCATCAAAAAGAGTTTGGATTTCGTTGATATAAAGTTGATTATTCATTTTATTTTTCAGGATTGATTTTTAATTTGTTCATGAAAATGGCTGATGTGATGAGTAATGAAAGAGGGATCAGCGAAAGGTAAAACGCCTGCTGCCCGCTAAATTCCTGAAACACAAAACCGGTAATAACAGAGCCTATGGTTCCTCCGATGGCAGAAAAAACAACAATCAATCCGGACATGGCGCTGTGTAAATATTTAGGGATTGAGGCCAGAATCACAGAATTGATACTGGGATAAATAGGGGCCAGCAAACCTCCCATCAAAGGAAATAAATACACAACCAAAGGGGCATTCAGCCAATTGGTATTGATGTCTATATGAATATTGTGAGTCAATGGTAAAACCAAAAGTAAACTAATAGCAAAGCCTGCCACACAAAAGGAAACCACATAGATCCAGCTGAATTTTTTGGAAAAAAAACCGGATAAGAATCTTCCCAATGCAAAAGCTCCTGCCAGCACAGCCCCGGCCTGAATACTCATTGAAGTCGGTAGTTTTAAAATTTCTTTGTAGAAGGTAGGTGTCCATGTCTGGAAACTTTGCTCTACCAGCACAAAAAGAAAAGCACATAACAGAAAGCAAAGTACTTTTTTATAACTGAACAGGCTTGCACTGTTTTTTAAATCTCCCAACAGATCAGTTTTCCCGCTTTTTGCTTCTTTTTCATTCAACCTGGAAAAGAATAAGAATAAAAATGACAATGTGGAAAGCGCTCCCAAAACCCAATATACATTTAACCAATGAGTAGATTTCGGATTATGGTCATCAATGTATAGGCTGAATAAAACATTTCCGGCTAAAACTCCGATCATGAAAAAGCCTTCCAAAAACCCCATAAAACTGGAATGTTCTTTATCCGTCCCTGTCACTAAACCAATCGAGGTAAATACTGAAATTTTAATCAGGGCAAAAGAAATTCCCACAATGGTAAATAATAGTTTGAAAAACCAAAAATCATTGGCAAATGGCATCACAAAGCACATACAGCTTACCAGCAGCAAAGCAATCAGCATGGAATTTTTAATGCCTATTTTAGGGAGAAATGAAGCAAGAATGAAAGAACATATGGCAATCGGAAGATCTTTAAATCCTTCCAATACACTTGCAGAAGATTTTGAAATTCCAAAATTCTGCTGTACCTGTAAAATAACCGTTCCTACAGAATTCAGAAGGATGGCGAAAACAAAATAATTTAAAAATAAAACTGCCTTTATATTGAAATTGTTCATTCAGAGTATTTCTTACCGGCTAAGATAGAGGCATTTGGCTTAACAATAATTTAACACAATAAATGAATCTTTGAACTATATTAATATAATTACTATTTTTAGTGAATAAATATGATTAACTAAATGAAAGTTACTTTTGAAAGGGTTATTCCTGATGAAAAAAGCTCTTTCCGTATGATCCATAACAACTCTCCCATTTCAGAATTTAAATGGGAATATCATTATCATCCTGAAATTGAGCTGGTATGCGTCATTTCTGGGAGCGGAACACGTCATGTAGGATACCATAAAAGTAATTATACGCATGGAGACCTGGTATTAATCGGCAGCAATATTCCCCACTCGGGATTCGGGCTCAATTCTATTGATCCGCATGAGGAAATCGTACTTCAGTTTAAAGAAGAAATCCTTCAGTTTCCCCAGCAAGAGGTAGAAGCAAGATCCATCAAAAATTTATTGGAGCTTTCAAAATTCGGGCTCCATTTTCACCACAAGGTAAAAAAAGCAATGCTTCCCAAACTAAAGCTTATGCTGGAAACGGAAGGATATAAAAGATATTTGCTCCTTCTTGAGATTCTTTTCGAACTGTCACAATGTAAAGATTATGAACTTCTGAATAAAGAAATTATGCCTTACACCATTATTTCAAAAAATAAAACCCGTCTTGAGAATATTTTCACCTATGTGGAGCATCATTATGATAAGGAAATTAATATTGAAGAGGTGGCCAGGCTGGCTAATCTTACTCTTCCTGCTTTTTGTAATTTTTTTAAAAAGGCTACACAAATCACTTTTACAGAATTTGTCAACCGCTACCGGATCAACAAAGCCTGTCTGCTGATGGCACAGGATAAAACCATTTCAGAGTGCAGTTATAGTTGTGGTTTCAATAATGTGACTTATTTCAACCGAATGTTTAAAAAGTATACAGGAAAAACACCATCAGAATTTATTAAAAACTATTCTGATGACAAGATAAATGTTGATTTGAAAATTGATAGTGAAGTTAAAAATAAAGCTAATTTTTAATGAATCCCATCTATAAAAGTAATTTTATGGAAAACCGTAAGGGTATGAAACTAACATAGATTATTTTCGAAAAAAATAATTTACTAACAATTTAAAATTACAATGATGGCAATTAGAATCACATGTATCAACAAAGACAATGGTTTTCATGAAAACCCAAACTTAGCAATTACTCATTTAGGATGGATTGGTGAAGATGGAAATACAGGTAAAAGCACAAGGTTAGAAATTTACAATTGGATCAAAAACAAAAAAGGAGAAGCTTATGTTGCTGACATCTACGGAAACAGAGCAAAAGTTATCACTGCTGAAACGTACAATGGTACTCAATATTTAAAAACTGAAGCTGATCATTCAACAAAAAACAATTTACTATCGCTTCCTGAATGTAATTAAACCTAATGTAAAAAGCTGTTCGCGAAGGAACAGC
Coding sequences within:
- a CDS encoding MBL fold metallo-hydrolase; protein product: MLQIQGFVFNFASENTYIIYNENKNAWLIDPGNMNAQETQAISNFITENGLKIQKILLTHAHIDHVFGLQWAFDTFKVPVNMHQEDQEVLDMLQASGIRFGMNINPVKVDIEYVKEGDELDLDGEKFKIYHVPGHSPGSVVYHHENQKFMISGDVLFEGSIGRTDLYKGNYEQLIEGIKTKLFILDGDTQVFSGHGNPTTIGFEKQYNPFFK
- a CDS encoding TonB-dependent receptor, whose product is MKKKSIFLIAATATLYFNNAYAQETPQDSVKVSSIDQIVITGNSNPKKKIESSTAISTFNAKEIQKQNPISAAALLQRVPGFAVETSGGEVGNNLFARGIPSAGAYEFVQVQEDGLPVFEDGALQFANADNFFRVDNTVSRLEALRGGSGSIYATNSPGGLINFISKEGTNDFKGTAKLETGTYGLMRTDLNLGGALMKDKLFFNVGGFFRTDSGIRKTGFRANNGGQIRMNLKYVFDKGYAKVYYKKLDDRNTFYLPVPLLQDGDKLKEFPGFDANYGTYSYRAIGQLTIPQAGGGFFSRDLENGIHPKMDVLGAEFKYDLGNNFTVVNKTRYTNIDMNYTGIFPAGAPKTAAEFAKGMGMTNYQYSLVSNGTVVDPAYVQKLGFWAIDKQMNNFVNDLQFNYKFDKGNVTAGFYKSNWKSHQYWNWSNILTTATDRPQLLNLVDTSLNPSDTGYSKTYNGVTDMSFLIRDSQIQGSLNDLYVNVDYTITDDWSVNGGMRYSRDYYKGYGVNTTTANLNNSGLTVDGTHSFATTTADDNMAVLGNRYTYWYYDVNKVSYTLASNYKINRENALYARFSHGFRSPNEEAYYNNMSDLSQIKPVQTNQLEIGYKYYSRTFDIAVIPFYSTLKNLSFTDVFSDGTSENKFANTTNLGVEIEGYTRLFNNILEVTFNGTIQNPKYKDFRGRNPDGSTFDYDGNTVRRMPKFYFNISPAVNITKEWRAYVSMNYYGKRFQNEGNTEDNILPSFTEFGAGMSYQLGKIRFAVDGTNIFNTIGITEGDPRSQTMGGSNIRMARPIMGAAARASITLDF
- a CDS encoding trehalase family glycosidase, translated to MNNQLYINEIQTLFDDVQRSEIFEDQKMMTDAVPLFPVAEINAKYEESKVTEGFDLKDFVMAHFDFLGAKVFIQKQDHLPIEEHIEKLWDELTRTAYKEKGTLLKLPKPYIVPGGRFNEFFYWDSYFIMLGLQVSGRIEMMENIVENCSYLIQNIGFVPNASRTHFLSRSQPPYFSLMLDLLSETTEDKNIYTRYYDTMEKEYDFWMNGEEWLTTDASIKRVVKTKEGDLLNRYYDAENTPRPESYLIDIEDGGNASGEEFYRNIRSACESGWDFSSRWFADGKNIQTIETLNLAEVDLNCLLWHLETTLAKSSALLRLHEKEKYFTERAAKRRQMINKYFWDEKTENYKDYHLKKNTNTPSEHIAALYPLFLKLADEKQAAAVAKVISEKFLYQGGLVTTTQKTGQQWDLPNAWAPYQWLGFKAMKNYGFDELAEKIKNNWCLNVERVYKNTGKLMEKYNALDTETIAGGGEYPNQDGFGWTNGVYLKLKHN
- a CDS encoding MFS transporter, producing the protein MNNFNIKAVLFLNYFVFAILLNSVGTVILQVQQNFGISKSSASVLEGFKDLPIAICSFILASFLPKIGIKNSMLIALLLVSCMCFVMPFANDFWFFKLLFTIVGISFALIKISVFTSIGLVTGTDKEHSSFMGFLEGFFMIGVLAGNVLFSLYIDDHNPKSTHWLNVYWVLGALSTLSFLFLFFSRLNEKEAKSGKTDLLGDLKNSASLFSYKKVLCFLLCAFLFVLVEQSFQTWTPTFYKEILKLPTSMSIQAGAVLAGAFALGRFLSGFFSKKFSWIYVVSFCVAGFAISLLLVLPLTHNIHIDINTNWLNAPLVVYLFPLMGGLLAPIYPSINSVILASIPKYLHSAMSGLIVVFSAIGGTIGSVITGFVFQEFSGQQAFYLSLIPLSLLITSAIFMNKLKINPEK
- a CDS encoding DUF3892 domain-containing protein codes for the protein MMAIRITCINKDNGFHENPNLAITHLGWIGEDGNTGKSTRLEIYNWIKNKKGEAYVADIYGNRAKVITAETYNGTQYLKTEADHSTKNNLLSLPECN
- a CDS encoding AraC family transcriptional regulator, producing MKVTFERVIPDEKSSFRMIHNNSPISEFKWEYHYHPEIELVCVISGSGTRHVGYHKSNYTHGDLVLIGSNIPHSGFGLNSIDPHEEIVLQFKEEILQFPQQEVEARSIKNLLELSKFGLHFHHKVKKAMLPKLKLMLETEGYKRYLLLLEILFELSQCKDYELLNKEIMPYTIISKNKTRLENIFTYVEHHYDKEINIEEVARLANLTLPAFCNFFKKATQITFTEFVNRYRINKACLLMAQDKTISECSYSCGFNNVTYFNRMFKKYTGKTPSEFIKNYSDDKINVDLKIDSEVKNKANF